In one Pseudomonas sp. MM211 genomic region, the following are encoded:
- a CDS encoding undecaprenyl-diphosphate phosphatase — MDSWLAFQALILGIVEGLTEFLPISSTGHLIVVGDLLSFNGERATAFKIIIQLGAILAVMWEFRQRITSVVTGLGSDPMARRFTVNVLVAFIPAVILGLLFADIIEHWLFNPITVSAALVIGGVIMLWAEKRQHRIVAESVDDMDWKLALKVGFAQCLALIPGTSRSGSTIIGGLLFGLSRKAATEFSFFLAMPTMVAATVYSLYKYRDILQWSDLPMFAIGFVTTFVVAMITVRALLVFIANHSYAVFAWYRIAFGLVILATWQFGWIDWSTAEG, encoded by the coding sequence ATGGACAGTTGGCTCGCTTTTCAGGCGCTGATCCTGGGTATCGTTGAAGGCCTCACTGAATTTCTGCCCATTTCCAGCACGGGTCACCTGATCGTCGTTGGCGATCTGCTGTCGTTCAATGGTGAGCGCGCCACGGCATTCAAGATCATCATCCAGCTCGGCGCGATCCTGGCGGTGATGTGGGAGTTTCGTCAGCGCATCACGTCGGTGGTCACCGGCCTGGGCAGTGATCCCATGGCGCGGCGCTTCACGGTAAACGTGTTGGTTGCCTTCATTCCTGCGGTGATCCTCGGTCTGCTGTTCGCCGATATCATCGAGCACTGGCTGTTCAACCCGATCACCGTCAGTGCGGCCTTGGTTATCGGCGGCGTGATCATGCTCTGGGCGGAGAAACGCCAGCACCGCATCGTCGCGGAGTCGGTCGATGACATGGACTGGAAGCTGGCCCTCAAGGTCGGTTTCGCCCAGTGCCTGGCACTCATTCCGGGTACATCGCGCTCTGGTTCGACCATCATCGGCGGCCTGTTGTTTGGCCTGTCGCGCAAAGCAGCCACCGAGTTCTCGTTCTTTCTGGCCATGCCGACCATGGTCGCAGCCACCGTATACTCGCTCTACAAATACCGCGACATCCTGCAGTGGAGCGATCTGCCGATGTTCGCCATCGGTTTCGTGACGACTTTTGTGGTTGCCATGATTACCGTGCGCGCGCTGCTGGTATTTATCGCCAACCACAGCTACGCGGTGTTTGCCTGGTACCGGATCGCTTTTGGTCTGGTGATCCTGGCGACTTGGCAATTCGGCTGGATCGACTGGAGCACGGCAGAAGGCTGA
- a CDS encoding DUF1294 domain-containing protein, with protein sequence MQTKEQAGRIKSWNDDKGFGFIQPAAGGVEVFAHISAMRGDRRPSAGDQVMFVAGRDEKGRLRAEHLRLSGELAIDQPQIRVKPRAAAPSRKPPAAAGRAAKPHARNTRQTSGALRNPAAKLVIFAALCSLPAFGALRWLAEGQSIWPLLLYPLASVLCFILYWSDKSSAQRGRQRIAENTLHLVELAGGWPGALLAQQAFRHKTRKLSYQLLFWIIVVLHQLFWADQVLLAGAYTSGRLGGLL encoded by the coding sequence ATGCAGACCAAGGAACAGGCCGGCCGAATCAAGAGCTGGAACGACGACAAGGGCTTCGGCTTCATTCAGCCCGCTGCGGGCGGTGTCGAGGTCTTCGCGCACATCTCGGCGATGCGCGGTGATCGCCGACCTAGCGCCGGTGATCAGGTGATGTTCGTCGCCGGGCGTGACGAAAAGGGGCGTTTGCGTGCCGAGCATCTGCGCCTTTCGGGTGAGCTGGCCATCGATCAGCCGCAGATTCGCGTCAAGCCGCGGGCTGCCGCACCGTCCCGTAAGCCCCCGGCCGCGGCCGGGCGCGCAGCCAAACCACATGCACGCAATACCCGCCAGACATCGGGTGCACTGCGTAATCCAGCCGCCAAGCTAGTGATCTTCGCTGCCCTATGCAGCCTGCCCGCGTTTGGCGCTCTGCGCTGGCTGGCAGAGGGGCAGAGTATCTGGCCGCTGCTGCTTTATCCGCTGGCCAGCGTGCTGTGCTTCATTCTCTACTGGAGCGACAAGAGCAGCGCCCAGCGTGGCCGTCAGCGTATTGCGGAAAACACCCTGCATCTGGTCGAGCTGGCAGGCGGCTGGCCCGGTGCTCTGCTGGCGCAGCAAGCGTTCAGGCACAAGACGCGCAAACTTTCTTACCAGCTGCTGTTCTGGATCATCGTGGTGCTGCACCAGCTGTTCTGGGCTGACCAGGTGTTGTTGGCCGGAGCTTATACCAGTGGCAGGCTGGGCGGCCTGCTATAG